In Chloroflexota bacterium, a single window of DNA contains:
- a CDS encoding oxidoreductase, with the protein MAKLKLALYWAGACGGCDVAVLDIHEKILDVAALADIVFWPIALDFKYHHVEAMQDKSIDVCLFNGMVRSSEQEHIAKLLRAKSKTMVSFGSCACFGGIPALANFTTRGEIMQRAYIEAPSNENPGKTLPQTRTKVAEGELELPELYESVFTLAQVVDVEYFVPGCPPTADLILKVVDALATNKLPPVGAVIAADKTLCDECPRKKNEKSISKIVRSHQIIPESERCLLEQGMICCGPATRGGCGALCIKVNMPCRGCFGPTAGVLDQGAKLVSSIASIYQANNDDEVARMVEEIVDPAGTFYRFGAADSILRTKQLQKH; encoded by the coding sequence ATGGCTAAACTCAAACTGGCTCTTTACTGGGCTGGCGCCTGCGGGGGCTGCGACGTTGCCGTGCTGGATATCCACGAGAAAATCCTCGATGTTGCTGCCCTGGCGGACATAGTGTTCTGGCCGATAGCGCTGGACTTCAAATATCACCATGTTGAGGCAATGCAGGATAAATCTATCGATGTCTGCCTCTTTAATGGCATGGTGAGGAGTTCAGAGCAGGAGCACATAGCCAAGTTGCTGCGGGCTAAGTCCAAGACGATGGTTTCTTTTGGCTCTTGCGCCTGTTTCGGTGGCATACCGGCGCTAGCCAATTTCACCACTCGTGGGGAGATAATGCAGAGAGCCTACATAGAGGCACCTTCAAACGAGAACCCGGGCAAGACTCTCCCTCAGACCCGCACGAAGGTGGCAGAAGGGGAACTGGAGTTGCCTGAGCTTTATGAGTCGGTGTTCACCCTCGCTCAAGTGGTCGATGTTGAGTATTTCGTGCCTGGCTGCCCACCGACAGCCGATCTCATCTTGAAGGTGGTGGATGCCCTGGCTACCAATAAGCTGCCGCCTGTGGGGGCCGTCATTGCTGCAGACAAAACGCTTTGTGACGAGTGCCCACGCAAGAAGAATGAGAAGAGTATCAGCAAGATAGTCCGCTCTCACCAGATCATCCCCGAATCGGAGCGATGCCTTCTGGAGCAGGGGATGATATGCTGTGGGCCTGCCACGAGAGGTGGCTGTGGTGCGCTGTGCATCAAGGTCAATATGCCCTGTCGCGGCTGCTTCGGGCCAACTGCGGGCGTTCTTGACCAGGGAGCCAAGCTGGTTAGCTCTATTGCCTCTATTTATCAAGCCAATAATGATGACGAGGTTGCCAGGATGGTCGAGGAAATAGTCGATCCAGCGGGCACTTTCTATCGCTTTGGAGCGGCCGACTCTATATTGAGAACAAAGCAGCTCCAAAAGCACTAG
- a CDS encoding flavodoxin family protein has product MKTIPVNIRVLGISGSPIKGGNCDTMVQEALKVASEVPGVETEFVTLADKQIALCKHCQWCIENRAPCKVQDDAHMVFDKMIKSDGLILGAPVWNVSVAPLFPTLISRWRYYQFFTYSFRNKVSGLLSVGFLGMGLERALEDLEVVARGAGFSVARGWATASAAAFGQRPAFLEHGVLDDKAGMIRVRNVAIKVVEITRMIKYATDAGITLPEEYKTTFRGAHLKDKEKKILVDGVWRDKE; this is encoded by the coding sequence GTGAAAACGATACCGGTCAACATCAGAGTGCTGGGTATATCGGGAAGCCCCATTAAGGGTGGCAACTGCGACACCATGGTGCAGGAAGCGTTGAAAGTGGCATCTGAAGTGCCAGGCGTGGAAACAGAGTTCGTCACGCTGGCAGACAAGCAAATTGCCCTCTGCAAACACTGCCAGTGGTGTATAGAAAACCGGGCGCCATGCAAGGTGCAGGATGACGCTCATATGGTCTTTGACAAGATGATCAAGAGTGACGGCTTGATCCTGGGGGCACCTGTGTGGAACGTGAGCGTCGCTCCTCTGTTTCCCACCTTGATATCCAGGTGGAGGTATTACCAGTTCTTCACCTATAGCTTCAGGAACAAAGTGTCCGGTTTGTTGTCCGTTGGATTCCTGGGAATGGGATTGGAACGAGCTTTGGAAGACCTGGAGGTGGTGGCTAGAGGCGCAGGTTTCTCAGTTGCCAGAGGTTGGGCTACTGCCAGCGCAGCCGCCTTTGGACAAAGGCCGGCCTTCCTGGAACATGGTGTGCTGGATGACAAGGCCGGGATGATCCGCGTCCGAAATGTGGCCATTAAGGTAGTGGAAATCACCAGAATGATCAAATACGCCACAGATGCCGGAATAACACTGCCCGAAGAGTATAAGACCACCTTCAGAGGCGCACATCTCAAAGACAAAGAGAAAAAGATTCTCGTGGATGGCGTCTGGAGAGATAAGGAATAG
- a CDS encoding TIGR03960 family B12-binding radical SAM protein, translating to MAYPDSILQKVTRPARYTGGEWNSVVKDWETADVRVALTYPDIYEIGMSNLALFILYDLLNKHPGVLAERVYAPWIDMEAALRQASIPLLSLESRRPLAEFDIVGFSLGYELTYTNVLNMLDLAGIPVLASDRTESHPLIIAGGSCVLNPEPMSQFIDLFVIGEGEEVTPKLIETFRRWKKEGGSKAELLRQVATIPGIYVPSLYKVDYHPDGTVAAIRGTVPQAKPSIERCIVAELPPPVTRPVVPYVEVVHDRGAVEIQRGCSRGCRFCQAGVIYRPPRHRPPHEVVGAVEQLVRNCGYSEVSLLSLSVTDYPGIEALVSTLAKRCTSYPLTLALPSLRIDTFSVGLMDSLRFAKKPGLTFAPEAGTERLRQVINKGLTDEDILNTIATALGKGWTNFKFYFMIGLPTETAEDVEGIVRLVDRIRRLGKGGQPRIKVSASTFIPKAHTPYQWATQNSREELESKCQILKQGLRSPRIRLSWENPETSLLETVLSRGDRRLGEVIHHAWRFGATFDAWDERFNYDNWLKAFDKAGLDPSFYAHRQRPLEEVMPWAHIDVGVSADFLKREYQYTFQGKETADCQQRCSACGLEKRLSICRGKYAGSS from the coding sequence ATGGCTTACCCCGACAGCATCCTGCAAAAAGTCACTCGGCCAGCCCGTTACACCGGAGGCGAGTGGAATAGCGTTGTTAAAGACTGGGAGACGGCGGACGTGAGGGTCGCGCTCACCTACCCGGACATCTACGAGATCGGCATGTCCAACCTGGCCCTTTTCATCCTTTACGACCTTCTGAACAAACACCCCGGCGTCCTAGCTGAAAGGGTGTACGCTCCCTGGATCGATATGGAGGCCGCCCTGCGCCAGGCGTCTATTCCTCTTCTTAGCCTGGAATCCCGTCGGCCGCTCGCTGAGTTTGACATCGTTGGCTTTTCGCTGGGCTACGAGTTGACCTATACCAACGTGCTGAATATGCTTGACCTGGCTGGCATACCGGTGCTCGCCAGCGACAGGACTGAGTCGCATCCCCTGATAATCGCCGGAGGCAGTTGCGTCCTCAACCCCGAGCCGATGTCCCAGTTCATCGACCTTTTCGTCATCGGTGAGGGAGAAGAGGTCACCCCGAAGCTGATCGAAACCTTCCGAAGGTGGAAGAAGGAGGGGGGAAGCAAAGCAGAGCTTCTGCGCCAGGTGGCCACCATCCCTGGCATCTACGTGCCCAGCCTCTACAAAGTGGACTATCACCCTGATGGCACTGTGGCTGCTATCAGGGGCACTGTCCCTCAGGCAAAGCCCAGTATTGAGCGATGCATTGTAGCTGAGTTGCCTCCGCCGGTTACCAGACCGGTAGTCCCTTACGTAGAGGTAGTCCATGATCGTGGCGCGGTGGAGATCCAGCGGGGTTGCAGCCGAGGCTGCCGCTTTTGCCAGGCGGGAGTAATCTATCGTCCACCTCGGCACCGGCCCCCCCATGAGGTGGTGGGGGCAGTTGAGCAGCTAGTGAGGAACTGCGGCTACAGCGAGGTATCGCTCCTTTCACTCAGTGTGACTGACTATCCTGGCATCGAGGCTCTAGTGAGTACGCTGGCAAAGCGCTGTACCAGCTATCCTCTTACGCTGGCCCTCCCCAGCCTGCGTATAGATACCTTCTCGGTGGGATTGATGGACTCTCTCCGTTTTGCCAAGAAGCCGGGACTGACCTTTGCCCCCGAGGCCGGAACGGAGCGGCTGAGACAGGTGATTAACAAAGGTCTGACTGACGAGGACATCCTGAATACCATCGCCACTGCCCTGGGAAAGGGATGGACCAATTTCAAGTTCTATTTCATGATCGGCTTGCCGACAGAAACTGCGGAAGATGTGGAAGGCATCGTGCGACTGGTAGATAGGATACGCCGCCTGGGTAAAGGCGGGCAACCCAGAATTAAGGTCAGCGCCTCTACTTTCATACCCAAGGCGCACACTCCTTATCAGTGGGCTACCCAAAACAGTCGGGAGGAGCTGGAGTCCAAGTGTCAAATACTGAAGCAGGGCCTGCGCAGCCCGAGGATTCGCCTCTCCTGGGAAAACCCTGAGACCAGCCTGCTCGAAACCGTCCTGTCACGGGGCGATCGCCGCCTGGGCGAAGTGATTCATCATGCCTGGCGGTTCGGTGCCACCTTTGATGCCTGGGACGAGCGCTTCAACTATGATAACTGGCTGAAAGCCTTCGACAAGGCGGGGCTTGATCCATCTTTCTATGCTCATCGCCAGCGCCCCCTGGAAGAAGTCATGCCCTGGGCACACATAGACGTGGGGGTGAGCGCCGACTTCCTTAAGCGGGAGTACCAGTACACCTTTCAGGGCAAAGAAACGGCAGACTGTCAACAGCGCTGTAGCGCCTGCGGATTGGAGAAACGGCTATCCATTTGCCGGGGGAAATACGCCGGATCAAGTTGA
- a CDS encoding hydrogenase iron-sulfur subunit encodes MLEVKVQGNAWTSLGTQLLKKILVRFGVGENRLQPRWVAVSEPCRLVSTVEETEEQIRQLGSFNTNGGGR; translated from the coding sequence ATATTGGAGGTTAAGGTGCAAGGTAATGCCTGGACATCCCTTGGGACGCAGTTGCTAAAGAAGATACTTGTCCGGTTTGGCGTTGGGGAGAACCGGCTGCAGCCAAGGTGGGTGGCGGTTTCAGAACCGTGCCGCCTTGTCTCCACTGTTGAGGAGACGGAAGAGCAAATCAGGCAGTTAGGGTCTTTTAATACAAATGGCGGAGGGCGATAA
- a CDS encoding acetone carboxylase subunit gamma: MEPRDERVSKEHLKLLVEGNLAWEEVKKMLRLRPKDRDRFWKYLEILQERVPWKDKILLRISDHLYIVAKKGGGRVVKCDCGHEFGDYRANWKLSCRVYVRKTREEMAEVVSVEEALPNANLVEMREFYCPGCFALLAVEVVPVGYPPVSEMFPDLDTFYREWLGKPLEDERPDWFQDRTLDIPANWAKEA; encoded by the coding sequence ATGGAACCAAGAGACGAGCGTGTCAGTAAGGAACACCTGAAACTCCTGGTGGAAGGCAATCTGGCCTGGGAAGAGGTCAAGAAGATGCTGCGCCTCCGCCCCAAGGACAGAGATCGCTTCTGGAAATATCTGGAGATATTGCAAGAGCGCGTCCCATGGAAGGACAAGATACTCCTTCGCATTTCGGACCATCTTTATATCGTGGCCAAGAAAGGCGGGGGTAGGGTAGTGAAGTGCGACTGCGGGCATGAGTTTGGGGACTACCGAGCCAACTGGAAGCTGAGCTGCCGGGTCTATGTCAGAAAGACCCGTGAGGAGATGGCCGAGGTAGTCTCGGTAGAGGAGGCCCTGCCCAATGCGAACTTGGTGGAGATGAGGGAGTTCTATTGCCCGGGCTGCTTCGCCCTCCTGGCAGTGGAGGTTGTGCCCGTCGGCTATCCACCTGTGTCCGAGATGTTCCCTGACCTGGACACCTTCTACAGAGAATGGCTGGGAAAACCCCTGGAAGATGAGCGACCAGATTGGTTCCAGGACAGAACCCTAGACATACCTGCAAATTGGGCAAAGGAGGCATGA
- a CDS encoding FprA family A-type flavoprotein translates to MSKAIIIIYDSRTGSTEAMAKAIEEGMKESGIQVVSKRATKAGADDLKGVDAVVLGCPTYHGDLMSSMRTFLFAMEKADLKGKVGAAFGSYGWSGESVQRMADTMKHVFGMNVMEPGLKLLRRPSERDLNECRAFGKKVAGKVMGV, encoded by the coding sequence ATGTCCAAAGCAATCATCATTATCTATGATTCCAGGACCGGAAGCACGGAGGCAATGGCCAAGGCTATCGAAGAAGGAATGAAAGAGTCCGGGATTCAAGTCGTATCGAAGAGAGCTACAAAGGCGGGGGCAGACGATCTGAAGGGCGTTGACGCCGTCGTTCTTGGCTGCCCAACATACCATGGTGATCTAATGTCTTCGATGCGAACTTTTCTTTTCGCAATGGAGAAGGCGGATCTGAAGGGCAAAGTGGGAGCTGCCTTTGGAAGTTACGGATGGAGTGGCGAGTCTGTCCAAAGGATGGCTGATACCATGAAGCATGTCTTCGGGATGAATGTGATGGAGCCAGGCCTAAAGCTGCTGCGCAGACCGAGCGAGCGCGATTTGAACGAATGCCGGGCTTTTGGCAAGAAGGTTGCTGGGAAGGTCATGGGGGTGTAA
- a CDS encoding Ni/Fe hydrogenase subunit alpha encodes MMKKVTIDPITRLEGHGKIEIFLNDEGNVENAYLQIPELRGFEKFCEGRPVEEMPRIVPRICGVUPGAHHMASCKATDAVYHVEPPPAGKKLRELFYCAHYIHSHIAHFYALAAPDFVMGPDSDPAQRNILGVVSKVGLEIGGAVIKHRAYAQSIQATLGGKATHPVCGLPGGMSKAINEEERRDFEEKAKSCVEFAKFSLKLFNDVVLSNKDYLNLITGNIYTMKSYYMGLVDSKNRVNFYEGDIRVVDPEGKEVVKFKPASYLDYVAEHTEPWSYLKFPFLKKVGWKGFTEGKDSGVYRVSPLARLNVADGMATPLAQAEYEKMYKTLGGKPVHATLVFHWARLVELLYAAERLLELCQDKEITDPNVRTIPTATPDEGVGVVEAPRGTLFHHYQTDKNGIVTKVNLIVATAHNYPAMNMSIKKAAQALITKGKAASEGLLNMVEMAFRAYDPCSACATHTLPGQMPLEVVIYDSQGEVTERISRHLR; translated from the coding sequence ATGATGAAGAAAGTCACTATTGATCCCATAACCAGGCTGGAAGGGCATGGCAAGATCGAGATCTTCCTCAATGATGAGGGTAATGTCGAGAATGCCTACCTTCAGATACCTGAGCTGCGTGGCTTCGAGAAGTTCTGTGAGGGAAGACCAGTCGAGGAGATGCCCCGGATAGTGCCTCGCATCTGCGGGGTCTGACCAGGGGCACACCACATGGCCTCGTGCAAGGCCACGGACGCAGTCTACCACGTAGAGCCTCCTCCAGCAGGCAAGAAGCTAAGGGAACTATTCTACTGTGCCCACTATATTCACTCCCACATCGCCCATTTCTATGCTCTGGCAGCTCCTGATTTTGTCATGGGGCCTGACAGCGACCCCGCCCAGAGGAATATCTTAGGGGTTGTCTCCAAGGTTGGCCTTGAGATTGGCGGGGCAGTGATAAAGCACCGCGCCTACGCCCAGAGCATCCAGGCAACCCTGGGGGGCAAGGCCACCCATCCAGTTTGTGGCCTGCCTGGAGGCATGAGCAAAGCGATCAATGAGGAAGAGCGTCGCGACTTTGAAGAAAAGGCCAAGTCCTGCGTTGAGTTCGCCAAATTCAGCTTGAAGCTGTTCAACGATGTTGTCCTGTCAAACAAAGATTACCTCAATCTGATCACCGGCAACATCTACACCATGAAGAGCTACTACATGGGCTTGGTGGATAGCAAGAATAGGGTGAACTTCTATGAAGGAGATATCCGGGTAGTTGACCCCGAGGGCAAAGAGGTAGTCAAGTTTAAGCCTGCCAGCTATCTCGACTATGTGGCAGAACATACGGAGCCTTGGTCTTACCTCAAGTTCCCTTTCCTGAAGAAAGTTGGCTGGAAAGGGTTTACTGAGGGGAAAGACAGCGGAGTCTACCGCGTTAGCCCTCTGGCCCGGCTGAACGTAGCCGATGGCATGGCAACCCCGCTGGCTCAAGCTGAGTATGAGAAGATGTACAAGACGCTGGGCGGCAAGCCAGTCCACGCTACCCTGGTATTTCACTGGGCTAGGCTAGTGGAGCTATTATACGCTGCCGAGAGGCTGCTGGAGCTCTGCCAGGACAAGGAGATCACCGATCCCAATGTGCGCACCATTCCGACTGCCACGCCGGATGAGGGGGTGGGGGTGGTAGAGGCTCCCCGGGGCACCCTGTTCCACCACTATCAGACCGACAAGAATGGCATCGTCACCAAGGTTAACCTGATTGTGGCCACGGCGCACAATTACCCGGCGATGAACATGTCGATCAAGAAGGCAGCTCAGGCTTTGATCACCAAAGGCAAGGCGGCTTCTGAGGGGCTGCTGAATATGGTGGAGATGGCCTTTCGCGCCTATGACCCTTGCAGCGCTTGTGCTACCCACACGCTGCCAGGGCAGATGCCACTGGAAGTGGTTATCTACGATAGCCAGGGAGAAGTGACAGAGAGAATCAGCCGCCATTTGCGCTAG
- a CDS encoding hydrogenase maturation protease: MKTLVLGLGNPILTDDGVGIRVAEELKSRLDRPEVTVEETSLAGLGVLDLLTGYDRVILIDAIQTIGGQAGQVYRFGPEALALTSHTTSPHDTNFFTALELGRRLGMALPHQIVIFAIEAADVTTFSEECTTAVRQAIPVCVEMVLQELA, encoded by the coding sequence ATTAAGACACTCGTCTTGGGGTTAGGGAATCCCATCCTCACTGATGATGGGGTTGGTATTCGGGTAGCGGAAGAACTCAAGAGCAGGCTTGACCGGCCAGAGGTAACAGTTGAAGAAACCAGCCTGGCTGGCCTTGGGGTGCTCGACCTTTTGACCGGCTATGACAGGGTCATCCTCATTGATGCCATCCAGACGATAGGAGGCCAGGCCGGCCAGGTTTACCGGTTTGGCCCAGAGGCGCTGGCTCTTACCAGTCACACGACCTCGCCCCACGATACCAATTTCTTCACCGCGCTTGAGCTTGGCAGAAGGCTAGGTATGGCCCTGCCGCATCAGATCGTTATCTTCGCCATTGAAGCAGCCGATGTGACCACCTTCAGTGAGGAATGCACGACTGCAGTGAGACAGGCAATCCCTGTCTGCGTTGAGATGGTGCTTCAGGAACTGGCGTAG
- a CDS encoding hydantoinase/oxoprolinase family protein has translation MAKIRDHGYLIAQDAGGSMTDCFLVDKDGKFATGKFLTHHEDEKISYLGALSDAAARWGMTSAQVHKDALFSTYTGTAMVNILVTQGGSNVGLIITRGFGHMPIMERGLTWLGQSYEDILHQQLHEHTPWLVQPENIKEVTERISPGSYYMAHHYPPGTIVIPLVEAEVVKAVNELLDNGVEVIGVLTLACYSNPIHEKRMKEIALEIIHKRGLDIPVVASHEMCSVPNESERLKTLLIQCYTAEVARKKYFGVEEAARKEGFKYELTTLLAYGAAANIRYTKLAEAAISGPTGGLLGGKFISDFLNLPNIVCWDLGCTTCDIGLIAGGLLPVDKEPVFSGHRLRMPMIAIDSIGAGTSHVVNADAVTKRITIGPQSVRADLGTCYKSNETTIGDIDLVLRYMNPDYYLAGTLKVDRERALRELETRVAKPLGQDVYDVSLKILDLLHARVADHMNGALLSRGLNPAEFTLLVYGAAGPLHLWGVERLIQFGDIIVPPWAAVFSAFGVCGADYFHRYDKAVTFFLTPDMSKEVKLYQGSILSKAWQELEQRGLAELETEGIAPETVTFRHGMSCRYIGQMHAWEVPVEVGRVQTLEDLDKIIGAFEKSYTSIYPAGARYPESGYQITEIYVEAIAKKPKPIIPSYPLQGKEPPKKAYKGQREAFMDGKWTKCDIWEQDLLEPGNRVNGPAIIEHTQTTFVIPSHNYAELDKYRFMRYKRK, from the coding sequence ATGGCAAAGATCCGAGATCATGGCTATTTGATCGCTCAGGATGCCGGAGGCTCGATGACCGACTGCTTTCTTGTCGATAAAGATGGCAAATTCGCCACCGGCAAGTTCCTGACCCACCATGAGGACGAGAAGATCAGCTACCTTGGCGCTCTCAGCGATGCGGCTGCCCGCTGGGGAATGACCTCTGCCCAGGTCCACAAAGATGCGCTGTTTTCCACCTATACTGGAACGGCCATGGTCAATATCCTGGTGACTCAAGGCGGTAGCAACGTGGGACTGATAATAACCAGAGGGTTCGGCCACATGCCCATCATGGAAAGGGGCCTCACCTGGTTAGGCCAGTCTTATGAAGACATACTGCACCAGCAGTTGCACGAACACACCCCCTGGTTAGTCCAGCCTGAAAATATCAAAGAGGTAACCGAGCGCATCTCACCAGGTAGCTACTATATGGCGCACCACTATCCCCCAGGTACCATCGTTATTCCCCTGGTAGAAGCAGAGGTAGTCAAGGCTGTCAACGAGCTTCTGGATAATGGCGTGGAAGTGATCGGCGTTCTGACCCTGGCCTGCTACTCTAACCCCATCCATGAGAAAAGGATGAAGGAGATCGCCCTGGAAATCATCCACAAGCGTGGCCTAGATATTCCGGTGGTTGCCTCCCATGAAATGTGCTCTGTGCCCAATGAGAGCGAAAGACTGAAGACCCTCCTTATCCAGTGCTACACCGCGGAGGTCGCCAGAAAGAAGTACTTCGGTGTGGAGGAAGCAGCCCGCAAGGAGGGGTTTAAGTATGAGTTAACGACTCTGCTGGCCTACGGTGCGGCGGCTAACATCCGCTACACCAAACTGGCCGAGGCAGCCATCTCCGGGCCAACAGGGGGCCTCCTGGGGGGCAAATTCATCTCCGACTTTCTGAACCTACCCAATATTGTTTGCTGGGACCTGGGATGCACCACCTGCGATATCGGACTTATCGCCGGCGGACTCTTGCCAGTAGACAAAGAGCCGGTGTTCTCTGGTCACCGCCTGAGGATGCCAATGATCGCCATAGACTCTATCGGTGCCGGCACCAGCCATGTCGTCAATGCCGACGCGGTGACCAAGCGCATCACCATCGGGCCTCAAAGCGTCAGAGCCGATCTGGGCACTTGCTATAAGTCCAATGAGACCACCATCGGAGACATAGATCTCGTTCTCCGGTACATGAACCCGGACTACTACCTGGCGGGAACCCTTAAGGTTGATAGGGAAAGGGCCTTAAGGGAGTTGGAAACGAGGGTGGCCAAGCCCTTGGGCCAGGATGTATACGACGTGTCCCTCAAGATTCTGGATTTGTTGCATGCCAGAGTAGCTGACCATATGAACGGCGCCCTTCTGTCAAGAGGACTCAATCCAGCCGAGTTCACCCTACTGGTCTATGGAGCCGCTGGCCCACTGCATCTGTGGGGGGTGGAGCGGCTTATCCAGTTCGGTGACATCATTGTGCCGCCCTGGGCTGCCGTCTTCTCCGCCTTTGGAGTGTGTGGCGCTGACTATTTTCATCGCTACGACAAGGCAGTCACCTTCTTCCTGACTCCTGATATGAGCAAGGAGGTCAAACTCTATCAGGGAAGTATCTTGAGTAAGGCGTGGCAAGAACTGGAGCAGAGGGGGCTGGCAGAGCTAGAGACTGAGGGTATTGCGCCGGAAACCGTGACCTTCAGACATGGTATGTCCTGTCGCTACATAGGTCAGATGCATGCCTGGGAGGTCCCAGTGGAGGTAGGTAGAGTCCAGACTTTAGAAGACCTGGACAAAATCATAGGCGCCTTCGAAAAGAGCTATACCAGCATCTATCCCGCCGGAGCTCGTTACCCAGAGTCAGGTTACCAGATCACCGAGATCTACGTTGAGGCCATCGCTAAGAAACCAAAACCAATCATACCCTCCTACCCCCTCCAGGGGAAAGAGCCGCCCAAGAAGGCCTACAAGGGACAGCGAGAGGCCTTCATGGATGGGAAGTGGACTAAGTGCGATATCTGGGAGCAGGACCTCCTGGAACCCGGTAACAGGGTGAATGGTCCGGCTATCATAGAGCATACCCAGACGACCTTCGTCATTCCATCGCACAACTACGCAGAACTTGATAAGTACAGATTCATGAGGTACAAGAGAAAGTAG
- a CDS encoding cupin domain-containing protein encodes MRMADLVNYQDGSVVSREIVNRKTGTVTVFAFDQGQGLSEHAAPFDALVWLLDGQAEIVISGKAFRLKEGEMIIMPANHPHALKALQKFKMLLIMIKS; translated from the coding sequence ATGCGGATGGCTGATCTGGTGAACTACCAGGATGGCTCCGTGGTCAGCAGAGAGATAGTAAATCGAAAGACAGGAACAGTCACTGTTTTTGCTTTCGACCAGGGACAGGGATTGAGTGAGCACGCAGCACCTTTTGATGCCTTGGTCTGGCTTCTTGATGGCCAGGCGGAAATCGTTATCTCTGGCAAAGCCTTTCGTTTGAAGGAAGGGGAGATGATCATTATGCCAGCCAATCATCCTCATGCCCTGAAAGCACTGCAGAAATTCAAGATGCTCTTGATAATGATAAAGTCTTGA
- a CDS encoding NAD(P)-dependent oxidoreductase — MAGEVKKVGFIGLGDIGLPMAKRVVTHGFETTVCGHVRRQPIEEMKNLGAKEVKTPKEVAQASDVTIIMVQNDKQAEDVISGPTGLLEGTKSGDGILLMGTFSPAFCKKVGEAAEKRKVGVLDAPVVGARMGAEAGTLGISVGGNKEVLEKYRPVLETMGRITYCGPLGMGQIVKLVNNMCAIINSWVAAEAIAWGIKNGASEEMLVEHIKIGSGNSFSVQNWQWLKSMWTDPPPPTYYVGTKDLSYALAIGHEIGHSSPIAALVCELSKKGPPKEFSHPVKK, encoded by the coding sequence ATGGCTGGTGAAGTGAAGAAGGTGGGATTCATCGGTCTCGGGGATATAGGCTTACCTATGGCCAAGAGGGTGGTAACGCATGGATTTGAGACCACAGTGTGTGGTCACGTGAGGCGACAGCCGATTGAGGAAATGAAGAACCTGGGTGCCAAAGAGGTCAAGACGCCTAAAGAGGTAGCTCAAGCCTCAGACGTCACTATCATCATGGTGCAAAACGACAAGCAAGCAGAAGACGTGATCTCTGGGCCTACGGGTTTGCTCGAGGGAACGAAGAGCGGTGATGGGATTCTCCTGATGGGCACCTTCTCCCCTGCCTTCTGTAAGAAGGTGGGAGAGGCGGCGGAAAAAAGAAAGGTCGGCGTGCTGGATGCCCCGGTGGTCGGGGCTCGTATGGGGGCGGAAGCGGGAACCCTAGGCATCAGCGTCGGTGGAAACAAGGAGGTGCTTGAAAAGTACCGCCCTGTCCTGGAGACAATGGGCAGGATCACCTATTGTGGGCCCTTGGGAATGGGTCAAATAGTCAAACTGGTGAACAACATGTGCGCCATCATCAACTCCTGGGTGGCTGCTGAGGCGATAGCCTGGGGAATTAAGAACGGCGCCAGTGAAGAAATGCTGGTGGAGCATATCAAGATAGGCTCCGGGAACAGTTTCTCGGTACAGAATTGGCAGTGGCTCAAGTCCATGTGGACTGACCCACCCCCGCCTACATACTATGTGGGCACCAAAGACCTGAGCTACGCCTTAGCGATCGGCCATGAAATAGGGCATTCCAGTCCAATTGCGGCCCTGGTTTGTGAGCTTAGTAAGAAAGGACCGCCTAAGGAGTTCTCTCATCCTGTGAAGAAGTAG